One genomic segment of Pseudomonadota bacterium includes these proteins:
- a CDS encoding amidohydrolase family protein, with protein sequence MKCPAFVDTHLHLSLGGDPRENARRQYAAGIGLVRDAGDRDGCLDGVDFSPLQVVRTGPALFKPGYYGAFIGDQRDLNLEEKISSSPSKFVKVLLTGLVSFDEYGVIGKTQWSAEELREIVATAGRHGKKVMAHVNSDAACRMAVEAGVHSIEHGYFIGRDTLKMMADRRIYWTPTVAAMANQLQDPDSRFSPAQCRVIERNYRRQLEMINFAYEIGTPLTIGTDSGSYNVFHGEVFFQELELYRQAGISHDDLLKMASVAGWEMLEVPVGRWIDIDFDRFPAAGCVGAEIKPAGNAS encoded by the coding sequence ATGAAATGTCCGGCCTTTGTTGATACTCATCTTCACTTAAGTCTCGGGGGTGACCCGCGGGAAAACGCCCGGCGGCAATATGCTGCCGGTATCGGTCTGGTGCGTGATGCCGGGGATCGTGATGGCTGTCTGGATGGAGTTGATTTTTCACCATTGCAGGTGGTTCGCACCGGTCCGGCACTTTTTAAACCCGGCTATTACGGTGCTTTTATCGGTGATCAGCGGGATTTGAACCTGGAAGAAAAGATTTCTTCTTCGCCATCCAAATTTGTCAAGGTATTGCTTACCGGCCTGGTCTCATTTGATGAATATGGAGTTATCGGCAAAACCCAGTGGTCGGCGGAGGAATTGCGGGAGATAGTGGCAACTGCCGGGCGTCATGGGAAGAAGGTCATGGCCCATGTCAATTCGGACGCGGCCTGCCGGATGGCGGTTGAAGCCGGTGTCCACAGTATTGAACATGGATATTTTATCGGTCGTGATACTTTGAAAATGATGGCTGACCGGCGGATTTACTGGACCCCGACGGTGGCGGCGATGGCCAATCAGTTGCAGGATCCGGACAGCCGTTTTTCTCCCGCTCAGTGCCGGGTGATTGAAAGAAATTACCGCCGTCAGCTGGAGATGATTAATTTTGCTTATGAGATCGGTACCCCCCTGACCATTGGTACCGATTCCGGGTCCTATAATGTGTTTCATGGTGAGGTCTTTTTTCAGGAGCTTGAACTGTATCGCCAGGCCGGAATCAGCCATGATGACCTGCTGAAGATGGCAAGTGTTGCCGGTTGGGAGATGCTGGAAGTCCCGGTTGGCCGCTGGATCGATATTGATTTTGACCGGTTCCCGGCTGCCGGTTGTGTAGGTGCGGAAATAAAGCCGGCAGGGAATGCCAGCTAG
- a CDS encoding enoyl-CoA hydratase-related protein yields the protein MSYQFMNVEITDGVGTIWLNRPPANSLNREVVEELAKAFAELRDNDEAKVLVIASKIPGFFVAGADIKMFAEMTTDQAWDISARLQEVNQMLEDMPKISIAAISGYALGGGLELALACDFRFMAESITIKDKERTPTLGLPETTLGILPGAGGTQRLGRLLGPKKALYFISTATQIKPQQALELGLVEKLLPGDEVVDQTMAFAREMAAKAVIGIGCAKKAIYQGFNQEMKDGLRIECDAFKEAFASDDATEGLNAFIEKRAAKFQGK from the coding sequence ATGAGCTATCAATTTATGAATGTTGAAATTACTGACGGAGTTGGAACCATCTGGCTGAACCGGCCCCCGGCAAATTCTCTTAACCGTGAAGTAGTGGAAGAGCTGGCGAAAGCCTTTGCCGAACTGCGCGACAATGATGAAGCAAAAGTACTGGTTATTGCCAGTAAAATTCCCGGCTTTTTTGTTGCCGGGGCCGATATCAAGATGTTTGCCGAAATGACTACTGACCAGGCCTGGGACATTTCCGCGCGGCTGCAGGAAGTCAACCAGATGCTGGAAGACATGCCGAAAATATCCATCGCCGCCATCAGTGGCTATGCCCTGGGTGGCGGGCTGGAACTGGCCCTGGCCTGTGATTTCCGTTTTATGGCTGAATCAATAACCATCAAAGACAAAGAACGTACTCCAACCCTTGGATTACCGGAAACTACCCTCGGCATTCTTCCCGGTGCCGGCGGCACCCAGCGCCTGGGCCGGCTGCTGGGACCCAAAAAGGCCCTCTATTTTATCTCCACCGCCACCCAGATCAAACCTCAGCAAGCCCTGGAACTGGGACTGGTGGAAAAACTGCTGCCCGGCGATGAGGTGGTGGACCAAACCATGGCTTTTGCCAGAGAAATGGCTGCCAAGGCGGTGATCGGCATCGGCTGCGCCAAGAAAGCCATCTACCAGGGATTTAACCAGGAGATGAAGGACGGATTGCGGATTGAATGTGATGCCTTCAAGGAAGCCTTCGCCAGCGATGACGCCACCGAAGGATTGAACGCGTTCATTGAGAAGAGAGCGGCAAAATTCCAAGGTAAATAA
- a CDS encoding polysaccharide biosynthesis/export family protein, with protein MKRVFRYLLLVLFILNLAGLALAAEKSYTIGPGDVLEISVWKDESLSRQLIVPPDGVISFPLINDIKVTNLTVPALRQEIAKRLNDFIPDATVTVMLVQINSLQGYVIGKVNRPGQFPINQDTTVMQILAMAGGLNPFAATGKIFIIRRQNGKSIKIPFDYDDVEKGKNLEQNIILKRGDVVVVP; from the coding sequence ATGAAGCGAGTATTCCGGTACCTGCTCCTGGTCTTATTTATTCTCAATCTTGCCGGTTTGGCCCTGGCAGCGGAAAAATCATATACCATTGGACCGGGGGATGTGCTGGAGATTTCGGTCTGGAAGGATGAAAGCCTCAGCCGGCAGCTGATTGTGCCTCCCGACGGGGTTATTTCCTTCCCGCTCATCAATGATATCAAGGTTACCAACCTGACGGTACCGGCCCTGCGACAGGAAATCGCTAAACGTCTTAATGATTTCATCCCTGATGCCACGGTGACGGTGATGCTGGTCCAGATCAACAGCCTCCAGGGCTACGTCATCGGCAAGGTAAACCGCCCGGGTCAATTCCCCATTAATCAGGATACCACCGTCATGCAGATCCTGGCTATGGCCGGTGGGCTGAATCCCTTTGCCGCCACCGGAAAAATCTTCATCATCCGCCGGCAAAATGGAAAATCGATAAAAATACCTTTCGATTACGACGACGTGGAAAAAGGCAAGAACCTGGAACAAAACATCATCCTGAAACGCGGTGATGTGGTGGTGGTCCCATGA
- a CDS encoding outer membrane beta-barrel protein — protein MTMLFRPAAILLLLIFSFFLLPGAARSADFSWEPAISIKGEYDDNITFDNQDETDDYLATISPSLTFKYASERLTINNRMGADILRYNDETDLDDEYLRCNLDGEYLLTEKFSLTGRGSYIKDTTLESELEETGLVNYREDRRRYSLGGGFGYRLSEVSNCQLEYGFGQTNYDGYLNLDYDFQSVTGTFQHQLANMRDVIILQPYYYYYDSDVSQVDNYGLSLGFEHPFSETLNLSMFAGVRYTESSYDQQEIRYILIPPGILVPILVTRTENDDNWGGVADISLKKTAERWTVELGYNRDLSYGSSGESIERDRFHFTAGYEITARWRARLSTSLSYSESDSDFSDEDSRYFNLTPSISYKLTEQHSLVLTYSYAEVYDKILTSNQRYDRNRIWLSLNFRFPQP, from the coding sequence ATGACCATGCTTTTTCGTCCGGCAGCAATACTTCTTTTGCTCATATTTTCATTTTTCCTGCTGCCCGGGGCTGCCCGATCCGCGGATTTCAGCTGGGAACCGGCCATCAGCATCAAAGGCGAATATGACGATAATATCACTTTTGATAATCAGGATGAAACAGACGATTACCTGGCCACCATCAGCCCGTCCCTGACATTCAAATATGCCAGCGAACGGCTGACAATCAACAACCGGATGGGTGCTGACATCCTCCGCTATAACGATGAAACCGACCTGGATGATGAATATCTGCGCTGCAATCTGGACGGCGAATACCTGCTGACCGAAAAATTTTCCCTCACCGGCCGGGGTTCTTACATCAAAGATACCACCCTGGAATCGGAACTGGAAGAAACCGGCCTGGTCAATTACCGTGAAGACCGCCGGCGCTACAGCCTTGGCGGCGGTTTCGGCTATCGTTTGTCCGAGGTCAGCAACTGCCAGCTCGAATACGGTTTCGGACAAACCAATTACGACGGCTACTTAAACCTTGACTACGACTTCCAATCAGTCACCGGCACTTTTCAGCATCAGCTGGCCAACATGCGTGATGTTATCATCCTGCAACCTTACTACTACTATTATGATTCCGATGTCAGCCAGGTAGACAACTATGGACTCTCCCTGGGTTTTGAACATCCTTTCAGTGAAACTTTGAACCTGAGCATGTTTGCCGGGGTCAGATACACCGAAAGCAGTTATGACCAGCAGGAAATCCGCTATATCCTAATTCCTCCAGGGATATTGGTTCCGATCCTGGTCACCAGGACGGAAAATGATGATAACTGGGGCGGGGTTGCTGATATCTCCCTGAAAAAAACCGCCGAACGCTGGACGGTCGAGCTGGGTTATAACCGTGATCTCAGTTACGGTTCAAGCGGTGAAAGTATTGAACGTGATCGTTTTCACTTTACCGCCGGCTATGAGATCACCGCCCGCTGGCGGGCCCGATTGTCGACATCTCTTTCCTACTCCGAATCGGACAGTGATTTTTCCGATGAAGACAGCCGCTATTTCAACCTGACCCCCAGTATCAGCTATAAATTGACTGAGCAGCACTCCCTGGTCCTGACCTATTCCTACGCTGAAGTATATGATAAAATTCTGACCAGCAACCAACGCTACGATCGCAACCGGATCTGGCTGTCCCTGAATTTCCGTTTTCCCCAACCATAG